The DNA segment AGAAGGCGTGGAATTTGCCAACCAATATGGAGCGAAAGTTTATGTCGCTGCCAACATGGTTGCCCATGAAGGAGATTTAGAAGGAGCTGGTGAATTTTTCCGTACGTTACGTGATATTGGAATTTCAGCTGTAATTATTTCTGATCCTGCCTTTATCGATATTTGTTTAACCGAAGCACCAGGACTACCAGTACACTTATCTACTCAAGCTTCTGCAACAAATGCGGAAACGTTACAATTTTGGCAAGAAGAAGGCTTAGAACGTGCCGTTTTAGGTCGTGAAGTATCAATGGAAGAAGTACGTAAAATCCGCGAAAATACAGATTTAGAAATCGAAGTCTTTATCCATGGGGCGATGTGTATTTCTTATTCTGGTCGCTGTACGTTATCTAACCATATGAGTAAACGCGATGCGAACCGTGGAGGATGCTGTCAATCTTGCCGTTGGAAATATGATTTATATGAAATGCCATTTGGTGGAGAACGTCACTACATTGCAGAAGATGGCCAAGTAAAAGAAGAAGAATTTTCAATGAGTGCTGTGGATATGTCAATGATTGAGCACATTCCTGATTTAATTGAAGCAGGAGTAGATAGCTTAAAAATTGAAGGTCGTATGAAATCTATCCACTATGTGTCTACAGTGGCTAATGTTTATAAAGCAGCGGTTAATAGTTATTTAGAAGATCCAGAGCATTATGAAACAAAACAAGAATGGATTGATGAGCTATGGAAAGTAGCACAACGTGAATTAGCAACTGGTTTCTATTATGGAATCCCAGATGAAAATGCACAATTATTTGGAGAACGTCGTAAAATTCCAGAATATAAATTCATTGGTGAAGTATTAGCTTATGATGACGCAACAAAAATGGCTACTATTCGTCAGCGTAATCGTTTCTATGTTGGAGACGAAATTGAATTTTATGGTCCAGGAATGCGCCATCACGAACAAACGGTAGAAAAAATGTGGAATGAAGACGGAGAAAGTATTGAAGTAGCGCCAAATCCAATGATGATTTTAACGATGCCAGTAACAGAACCCGTACAAGTTGGAGATATGATCCGTAAACGTAAAAAGTAAATTGAAACACTTTTGTAATATACTGTTTAAAATACTGTTAAAAAATTATGTTATACTGTCCATAGTGTTTTAGTATTAAAAGTAAGTGAGATTAAGTCTTTTAAATAATAGACAACTACGGAGGAATTCAACGTGAAAAAGAATTTATTATCAGGAATTATGGCAGCCGGTGTTGTTGCATCCTCTTTGGGAACAACTCAAGCTGCATTAGCTGATGAGTTAGAGCAACAAGTATCATCAAAAACAAAACAAATTGCTGCTCAAGATCAACATATTGATAGTTTATTGACAAAACAAAATTCATTAGAAGATCAATTAAAAGGAATTCAAACAAACATTGTTGACTTAGAAGGACAAACCAATGCCTTACGTGGTCAAAAACAGGAATTGAATGAACAAATTTCTGAATTAAAAGCAGAATTGAAACGCTTGGAAAAATCAATTACTAAGCGTAATGATACAATTAAAGCGCAAGCACGTTCTGTTCAAGTTCATACTGCATCAAACAACAGTTTAGATATGATCTTAAACGCAGATTCTGTTAGTGAAGCTGTTAACCGTTTAGCTGCGACAACACGTTTAATGAATGTAAACCGTCGTTTAGTAGAACAACAAAAAGATGCGAAAAAAGAAATTGAAAAAGCAAAAGCAAAATTAAA comes from the Catellicoccus marimammalium M35/04/3 genome and includes:
- a CDS encoding peptidase U32 family protein, with translation MTEKRQLKRPEVLAPAGTLEKLKTAIHYGADAVYIGGNSYGLRSRAGNFSFEEMKEGVEFANQYGAKVYVAANMVAHEGDLEGAGEFFRTLRDIGISAVIISDPAFIDICLTEAPGLPVHLSTQASATNAETLQFWQEEGLERAVLGREVSMEEVRKIRENTDLEIEVFIHGAMCISYSGRCTLSNHMSKRDANRGGCCQSCRWKYDLYEMPFGGERHYIAEDGQVKEEEFSMSAVDMSMIEHIPDLIEAGVDSLKIEGRMKSIHYVSTVANVYKAAVNSYLEDPEHYETKQEWIDELWKVAQRELATGFYYGIPDENAQLFGERRKIPEYKFIGEVLAYDDATKMATIRQRNRFYVGDEIEFYGPGMRHHEQTVEKMWNEDGESIEVAPNPMMILTMPVTEPVQVGDMIRKRKK